A single Spiroplasma floricola 23-6 DNA region contains:
- a CDS encoding PTS transporter subunit EIIC encodes MKRMGKGIMPTLSKLSKAFLLPIALLPIAGVFLGVGSAIATNSADGSFGFYFGSVLNKMGDVCFGNLPVLFCISVALAYTKDSGIAALTAVVGFLVMNGMQAALLHTQTVDESSVFVYANGAWHQFYAQNEAGLWVPTYNGFNLQDIEKYVSASGLSNAANGVAINSKLELIDGAGSVYYSLLWIDKIPNGLITSNIGVNSLNTGVFAGIFVGAIAAWCYNKFHATQLPAAISFFSGTKLVPIITFGAVIPLSFLFMFIWPYLGMGLAAFGRASGQLPFGVDSFIYEVAERSLVPFGLHHVFYAPLWWTNAGGSVAEAFNEATDAQQAAFVQAWTANHNAAEILGQGVEATFENIKRAIIMKTPDLWQSMGDQTIAYKVIANSKVLNFTDLEMLGLNIGRFQSGKFGFMLLGLPMAGLAMWLNVPKENRKSVMGIYFSAAFTCFLTGITEPIEYTFLFLAPWLFYGVHMPLASISFLLAGLFKTHVSMTVSGGFIDYIVFGVVPFFGSKAMSAKSCFAVLGVAGIMAPAYFFSFYFAVKYGKVMVPGRDGSAEAKLATKADYKASKGQNLDGSKIEKNKSSAETARIEKATKIIEYLGGEANIEYVDACASRLRVTVKDSSIVDKEGILSLGGANGALIKGSSVQIVYGGEQEAIKPRMIKILGEQRKEKKS; translated from the coding sequence ATGAAAAGGATGGGTAAAGGTATAATGCCCACTCTTTCAAAGTTAAGTAAAGCATTTTTATTACCAATTGCCTTATTACCAATTGCTGGTGTTTTTTTAGGTGTTGGTTCTGCTATCGCAACGAATTCTGCAGATGGTAGTTTTGGATTTTATTTTGGATCTGTTTTAAACAAAATGGGTGATGTCTGTTTTGGTAATTTACCTGTTTTATTTTGTATTTCTGTTGCTTTAGCATATACAAAAGATTCAGGTATTGCAGCTCTGACAGCAGTTGTTGGATTCCTAGTTATGAATGGAATGCAAGCTGCATTGCTACATACACAAACAGTTGATGAATCAAGTGTATTTGTATATGCCAATGGAGCATGACATCAATTTTATGCACAAAATGAGGCGGGACTTTGAGTACCAACTTATAATGGTTTTAACCTTCAAGATATAGAGAAATATGTTAGTGCTTCAGGTTTGAGTAACGCAGCAAATGGTGTTGCTATTAACTCAAAATTAGAGTTAATTGATGGGGCAGGTAGTGTTTATTATTCATTATTATGAATTGATAAAATCCCTAATGGATTAATAACATCTAATATTGGTGTTAACTCATTAAATACAGGAGTATTTGCAGGTATTTTTGTTGGTGCAATTGCTGCATGATGTTACAACAAATTTCACGCTACACAATTGCCAGCTGCAATTAGTTTCTTTTCAGGAACAAAATTAGTTCCTATTATTACTTTTGGAGCTGTTATACCTTTATCATTTTTATTTATGTTTATATGACCATATTTAGGAATGGGATTAGCTGCTTTTGGTAGAGCTTCAGGACAATTACCTTTTGGAGTTGATTCATTTATTTATGAAGTTGCAGAGCGTTCATTAGTTCCATTTGGACTACATCACGTTTTCTATGCACCTTTATGATGAACAAATGCTGGGGGATCAGTTGCTGAAGCATTTAATGAAGCAACTGATGCTCAACAAGCTGCTTTTGTTCAAGCTTGAACAGCAAATCATAATGCAGCTGAAATTTTAGGTCAAGGAGTAGAAGCAACTTTTGAAAATATTAAAAGAGCAATAATTATGAAAACTCCTGATTTATGACAATCAATGGGAGATCAAACAATTGCATATAAAGTTATAGCAAATTCAAAAGTACTTAACTTTACAGATTTAGAGATGTTAGGATTAAATATTGGTCGATTCCAATCAGGAAAATTTGGATTTATGTTACTTGGTTTACCAATGGCAGGACTTGCTATGTGGTTAAATGTTCCTAAAGAGAATCGAAAATCAGTTATGGGAATTTACTTTTCAGCTGCCTTTACTTGTTTCCTAACAGGAATTACAGAACCAATTGAATATACATTCTTATTCTTGGCTCCTTGATTATTCTATGGTGTACATATGCCTTTAGCTTCAATTTCATTCCTATTAGCTGGATTATTTAAAACTCACGTTTCAATGACAGTTTCTGGAGGATTTATTGATTATATTGTATTTGGTGTAGTACCATTCTTTGGAAGCAAAGCAATGAGTGCAAAATCATGTTTTGCAGTCTTAGGTGTGGCTGGAATAATGGCACCAGCTTACTTCTTCTCATTCTACTTTGCTGTAAAATATGGAAAAGTAATGGTTCCAGGTCGTGATGGATCAGCAGAAGCAAAATTAGCAACTAAAGCTGATTACAAAGCTTCTAAAGGACAAAACCTAGATGGTTCAAAAATTGAAAAAAATAAAAGTTCAGCAGAAACTGCTAGAATTGAAAAAGCTACAAAAATTATTGAATATTTAGGTGGAGAAGCAAACATTGAGTATGTTGATGCTTG